AGCCGGCCCGGCGCCGGCGCGGCGCCGGACGAACCCGTCTGTCGAGTGTGGTCCGGGCCATCGATGACCTGGTCCGTGCCCGGGGCCGGGTAACGGGCCTCGCCCGGCCGATTTTCCGGCAGACTGGGCGGATGCAGCTGCCGATCCAGCATCCGGTCAAGCCGATGCTCGCCAAACCCGTCGCGGAGATCCCGGCCGGCCAGATCTACGAGCCGAAATGGGACGGCTTCCGGTCGATCGTCTTCCGGGACGGCGACGAGGTGGAGATCGGCAGTCGCAACGAGAAGCCGATGACGCGGTACTTCCCCGAGGTGGTCGAGGCGGTGCTGGCCAACTTCCCGGAGCGGGCGGTGATCGACGGGGAGGTGATCGTCGCCGACACCGAGCGCAACACCCTGGACTTCGAGGCGCTCCAGCAGCGGATCCACCCCGCGGCCAGCCGGGTCAAGCTGCTCGCCGAGCAGACCCCCGCCGCGTTCGTCGCCTTCGACCTGCTGGCGCTCGGTGACGAGGATCTCACCGAGCTGCCCTTCGAGCAGCGGCGGGACCGGTTGCGGCAGGCGCTGGCCCAGGCGAAGGCTCCGGTGTACGTCACTCCGGCCACCGACGACCTGGAGACCGCCCGGCGGTGGTTCGCCCAGTTCGAGGGCGCCGGGCTGGACGGGCTGATCGCCAAGCCGCGCGATCTGACCTACCAGCCGGACAAGCGGGTGATGTTCAAGGTCAAGCACAAGCGGACGGCGGACTGCGTGGTGGCCGGCTACCGGGTGCACAAGTCCGCGGAGAACCGGATCGGCTCGCTGCTGCTCGGCCTCTACGACGAGCGGGACGTGCTGGTCTCGGTCGGGGTGATCGGCGCGTTCCCGGTGCAGGTGCGCGAGCAGCTGTTCGAGGAACTGCAGCCGCTGGTCACCGGCTTCGAGGGGCACCCGTGGGACTGGGCGGCGCACCTGCAGGGCGAGCGCACCCCGCGGAAGAACGAGGTGAGCCGGTGGAACAACGGCAAGGACCTGTCGTTCACCCCGCTGCGCCCGGAACGGGTGGTCGAGGTCCGCTACGACTACATGGAGGGCCTCCGGTTCCGGCACACCGCCCAGTTCGAGCGCTGGCGGCCCGACCGGGAGCCGCGGACCTGCACCTACGACCAGCTGGAGCGGCCGGTGCGGTTCGATCTGGCCGAGGTGCTCACCAGCCGCTGAGCGGTGGTGCCGGAGGCACCGGCTAGCCTGGGTGCCCTGCCGTCGAAAGGTCCGAGCCGTGCCCCGTCGTCCGCGTTCGGTGATCGCCCTGCTGACCGTGCTGGTCATGACCGCCGGGGGCTGCACGCTGCCCGCGTTCGCGCCGGACGGCGCCGACGACCCGGCCGATCCGGCCGGCGGCGCTGCCCCGGGCACCGCCTCGACACCGGGTGCGGCCGCCCATTGGACGCCCTGTGCCGGCGTGCCGGAGAAACTGGTGGGCAAGGGCGCGGCCGGGATGACCTACGACTGCGCCTCGGTGGCGGTGCCTCGCGACTGGGCAAAACCGGACAGCGGCGCCACCTATGACGTCGCGATGATCCGTATCCGGTCGAAAACCCAGAAGAACCGGATCGGGTCCCTGCTGATCAACCCGGGCGGTCCCGGCGGGTCCGGCATCGACACCGCCGTCTACCTCTCGTTCGGCCCGACCTTCGGCGGCCTGCCCACCGAGGTCACCGACAGGTTCGACCTGATCGGGTTCGATCCGCGCGGCGTGGGCCGGTCCAGCCCGATCAAGTGCATCAGCGACAGCGACCAGGACGCCAGCTTCGCGGCCGACCCGGATCCGGTCGGCCAGGCCGAGTTCGACAGGGTCGCCGCGCTGAACAAGCGGATCGCCGACGGCTGCGGCCGCAAGTACGGCGACCAGCTGCCGTTGTTCTCCACCGAGCAGGCCGCCCGGGACATCGACGCGCTGCGCGCCGCGGTCGGCGACAGCAAGCTGAGCTACCTCGGCTTCTCCTACGGCACCCTGCTCGGCGCCACCTACGCCCAGCTCTTCCCGACGAACGTGCGGGCCCTGGTGCTGGACGGCGCCGTCGACCCCACGGAGAACTACGTGCAGGGCTCGGAGTCGCAGGCCAAGGGCTTCGAGCGGGCGTTCCGCAACTTCACCGGGTGGTGCACGAAGCATCCGGCGAAATGCCCGATCTCCGCCGACCCGCGCGGCGCGGTCACCGACGCGATGGCCAAGGCGGAGAACTCCCCGGTGCCCTACACCGACGGGCGCAAGGCCACCGCCGGCTGGATCTTCGTCGGGCTGATCTCGTCGCTGTACACCGAGGACGGCTGGACCAGCCTGGCCAGGGCGATCGACGAGCTGCAGACCGGTGACGCCAAGGGCATCATGGATTTGGCCGATCAGTACGCGGAGCGCAAGCCGGACGGCAGCTACTCCAACCTGTTCGACGCCAACCTCGCGGTGAACTGCGCGGACACCGACGACGCGCCGACCGCGGCGCGGGTGCGTCAGCTGCAGTCGCAGTGGCGCAAGAAGTACCCGATCTTCGGGGCGCCGCTGGCGATGGGGATGCTGCCGTGCACGTACTGGCCGGGCAAGCGGGACCCGTACCCGGCCGGCAAGGCGGCCGGCGCGCCGCCGATCGTGGTGGTGGGCACCACCGGCGACCCGGCCACGCCGTACGAGAACACCGCCGACCTGGCCACCATGCTGGGCACCGGGCACGTGCTGACCTGGGAGGGCGAGGGGCACACCGCGTACCCGTCGACCCCCTGCGTGGTCAAGGCGGTGGACGGGTACCTCATCGGTCTGACGGTGCCACCGGAGGGGCTGCGGTGCCCGGCGAAATGATGCCCTCCCGCGCGGCCAGCTCCTCCAGCAGCCGGCGGACCTGACGCAGGTTGTCCTTCAGCTCCTCCTGCTCCTCGTGCCGGAAGGCGTCGTGGTCCACGATCAGCTTGCTGGCGAAGTGCGCGGTGATCAGCGGGATCACCAGCAGCACCATGACCGAGATGAGCAGCACCGCCATGATCCGGGCCGGCCAGCCGTGCGGGGAGATGTCGCCGTAACCGACGGTGGACGCGGTGACGACGGCCCACCAGAGCGAGTCGCCCATCGTCTTGCCCTCGAAGAAGGAGTAGAGACAACCACAGACGAAGATCAGGACCGCGTACGCGAGAACCAGCGTCTTCGGCGAGTTGGCCAGCCAGACCATTCCGCGGTACACCGCCCGCGGCACCCTGAGCAGCACGTTCATCAGATCATCGTGCCGGGACGGCGGGCTTCCGGAAAGCCCTGACAGACTGACGATCATGGAGTTCCGGATCGCCACCCGTGCCGACGTCCCCGCCGTGCTCGCCCTGCTCGCCGACGACGACCTGAGCCGGGAGCGCGGCTTCGGCGAGGTACCGGCGGAGGCCGGCCCGGAGATCTGGGCGGCCTTCGCGGCGATCGAGGCCGACCC
This window of the Actinoplanes oblitus genome carries:
- a CDS encoding ATP-dependent DNA ligase; the protein is MQLPIQHPVKPMLAKPVAEIPAGQIYEPKWDGFRSIVFRDGDEVEIGSRNEKPMTRYFPEVVEAVLANFPERAVIDGEVIVADTERNTLDFEALQQRIHPAASRVKLLAEQTPAAFVAFDLLALGDEDLTELPFEQRRDRLRQALAQAKAPVYVTPATDDLETARRWFAQFEGAGLDGLIAKPRDLTYQPDKRVMFKVKHKRTADCVVAGYRVHKSAENRIGSLLLGLYDERDVLVSVGVIGAFPVQVREQLFEELQPLVTGFEGHPWDWAAHLQGERTPRKNEVSRWNNGKDLSFTPLRPERVVEVRYDYMEGLRFRHTAQFERWRPDREPRTCTYDQLERPVRFDLAEVLTSR
- a CDS encoding alpha/beta hydrolase, translating into MTAGGCTLPAFAPDGADDPADPAGGAAPGTASTPGAAAHWTPCAGVPEKLVGKGAAGMTYDCASVAVPRDWAKPDSGATYDVAMIRIRSKTQKNRIGSLLINPGGPGGSGIDTAVYLSFGPTFGGLPTEVTDRFDLIGFDPRGVGRSSPIKCISDSDQDASFAADPDPVGQAEFDRVAALNKRIADGCGRKYGDQLPLFSTEQAARDIDALRAAVGDSKLSYLGFSYGTLLGATYAQLFPTNVRALVLDGAVDPTENYVQGSESQAKGFERAFRNFTGWCTKHPAKCPISADPRGAVTDAMAKAENSPVPYTDGRKATAGWIFVGLISSLYTEDGWTSLARAIDELQTGDAKGIMDLADQYAERKPDGSYSNLFDANLAVNCADTDDAPTAARVRQLQSQWRKKYPIFGAPLAMGMLPCTYWPGKRDPYPAGKAAGAPPIVVVGTTGDPATPYENTADLATMLGTGHVLTWEGEGHTAYPSTPCVVKAVDGYLIGLTVPPEGLRCPAK
- a CDS encoding potassium channel family protein, whose amino-acid sequence is MNVLLRVPRAVYRGMVWLANSPKTLVLAYAVLIFVCGCLYSFFEGKTMGDSLWWAVVTASTVGYGDISPHGWPARIMAVLLISVMVLLVIPLITAHFASKLIVDHDAFRHEEQEELKDNLRQVRRLLEELAAREGIISPGTAAPPVAPSDR